From the Trypanosoma brucei brucei TREU927 chromosome 6, complete sequence genome, the window tctaatGGATATTTCCACTAATTTATATAGGGAGAAACAAGCGATTAGCATACGCaaagtaaaatgaaatgtgtaaaatatttaGTGATATATAAAGCAGAGAACACATACAaagacacgcacaaacacatccgGCACTTCAGAATATatcatatattttcttatatttgatatatttccttatACTTCATATATTCCCTATGTTTCTGGTTCCTTATATATTCCATACATTCCATATATTCAGATAGAGAGAAAACATTGTAAAGCATTTGCCCATGTGGCATAAATTTTCaatacttctttttcaccattATTCCACTCAGCACACTCCTCAAAAGAGGCCTAATATTGAATTATTATtcccacaaatatatttgttcccTTCCGTGAGCCTTTCGCTAGCGTTCCTTTTGAGTTTCACAAAGGCGCAAGATCAGAGGCATGGCGAGGTGCTCCAAtaccaaaaaacaaaaactaatATCTTTCATGccttcatatatatttcttagATTCATGGTTCTATGGttgcaagaaaaagaaaaaaaaacacaggatcacttaaataaagaataaagaaagtgagcAGCACTTGTTCGTCAGGTGAGATCTTCCTCTTTGATGTATAAGATTTTATTTAATtagttttactttttacggCGACTATTATTGTATATGCTTTGATATCTCGTACTCTTATTTGCACACTGTACCGATTCGGAGTGTGGGAGTTGGCATTAGAAATAGTTTTTCCACATTAGGAAGTTATGACAACGTGTCATTCCGAGTGACGGTTCATGTGAGGTTATACGCAAATTCTGATCGTTgcttgtattattttttaatgtgaAGCGCCTTCATTATGCACATGAGCACCATTAACTGAGTATTCTACGTTTTGCGTAGCTTATCAATAAACCTATTATATGCTGTTTTTCATGGCAAtgccacatttatttattttttgcttttcaatacatatatatgtaagtATATTATTCTGAAATGATGGTGTACACTCTTTGGAaattgttgtttgagttttCCTCCCAACAGAAATGTCTATTCGTACTGTCATACCTTATTTGTGCTTAAGTTGCTGTGGGTTCTCAACGCATGATAAGATTTGTATTTAATCCTAATTTTAGTAAATAGTTTCCATCTTCCATATTAATTCctaatattcatttattgtaATTTGGTTTATAAGTGTATCTTTTTGTATTACCTCATctttatccctttttttaatttatattacaaaaaaaggaaataacacaacgcACTCAATTAAGATTATTATTAggagagtgaaatgaatcaGAACGGTGGTAGTGTGGGAGATACTTGGAATGTTTTAAATGGATGGTTGAATGGTGCGTACCGCCCGATGAAGAGACAAGCCGACCGAGAAAACGAGAACCCATCAGAAACCGGAGAGGGCAAGTCTCTCGAAGAGAAATTATACGATTCCATTTATAATGCAaaatggagttatgtgatgtcgggttatGATACAGAGCCACTTGGAATGAAAGTGTTTGATGGAAGGCCACAGCAGATGTGGacgaaggaggaggttgaTGTCAGTCAAACTCCGGAAACTGTGAACGAACCACTTCCTCGTCACGGTAACTTGGAGATTGCTGTGCTCACATCTCAAatgggttggccatacaCGTCGTTCCAAccacaagaaaaagattATGATATTAATCACAAGAAGGGAGTGGAGTACGTTTTTAACGATGACGTTTATATCCGCAGGGAAACACTGAGGGTGTGGCATAAGGTTGAGGAACGGCTTAACAAGTGGCTTATGGGTGAAGTGATTGTCAACCCGATGGCTCATGTTCTTATTGGTACACCTGGTATTGGTAAATCGTTTTCCACAGCGCCATTTCTGTTATACAAACTACTGCATTATGAAGCGAGTCAGCTTCAGATTATCATATACGTTGTGAGGGGTAAGGCGTATGTGTTTCATAAACCCATAGGTGGTCGAGCAGGATATGTTACGTTTTACAGTAATTATGAGCATGCTTCAACACTTATTGACCAAATAGTCAGGGATTCATGTAAGACAGGGAAAATCAAGGGATACCTTATATTCGACGTGGACAAGGATCATCCTGCTCCAGTGAAACCACCTGGTGATTTTTCCGGTATTGCTTTGAGCTCTCCAGACAAAAGACAATTCCATGAATGGTCCAAGCAAAACACCGCCACACATATTTACATAAACTGTGATACATTGAAGGATTTGGAAGCCATACATATATCGAGGTGGGGGAAAATTGCTCCTGCTTACAAGTGGAGTCCTCCAGTTGCGAAGGAGAAAATTGAAAGAGAATGGCAAGAAATTCAAGCTCGCATTCGTATCGTTGGTCCACTGCTTCGTCACATTGTTGATTCACGTTCGTATGAAAAGCGTGCTCAAGCAATGCAAAATACTATTTTGAAACTTGAACGTGGAGATACTGAGTATTTTCGTTCCGTTATTCGAAACCGAGCCTTTTGGGAAACACATGAAGCATCACACAAGTTGGTGATGGTTGTTCGAGTAAAAGAGGATCTTCTCCTGTGTGATATGCATCGCTGCAAGCCACTTTCATCCTACACGGGGGAAGCTATTTCAGATCGACTGAAACCTTTTATACAGGAAAAGTCTGCTTTAGTATCTGAACTGCTGTCTAACCGTACCCTTGCTGCTTATCGTTTCAAGCAGAGTGGCATTGAAGTATTGTCACATGAGGATGCACTAATTGAGTTGGCAAAGGAGTTACGGGGCCTCCCATATACTGGGGATCAAATTCCACAAAGTGTGCTGCAGGTGCTGCAAGGACCAAGACTCACGAATCCTTTGATTGAGGTTCCCCATGATTCTACAATTAGAGCTGGAACTGAAATTGAATACATGATTTTGTACAAGCCGCAATCAGGAAATTTCCCAGTTGTTGAtgcgttcttttttgttgagaaCCCGAAGACTTTTGTGGGACTACAATTCACAATTTCCGATAAACATTCCTGCAGCACCAGTGGGTTATTTAAGATGAAAAGGTGTTTGCAAAGTTACTTCAAACATTGGGACAATTTTTCCAATGATATGGTATGGGAAATAATTTATGTTCAAAGGGTTGACAGCGAAAAAATTACAAAGCCACAATGTTGTGAGGGGACAATCGAAGATGAAGGACAAAATAATAAGGTTGAGGAAAGATTttggagagagagagtgcaTCAATTCTCTGCCACTCTTAATGAACGCATCATTGCACTATACGTTGAATTGCAAGTAAGaggtaacaataacaacggaGTTAACAATTAGGGTGGTAACAATGCATAGGGTGCGGAAGGAAAGTTGTCAGGTAACTTGAATTAACAGACAAATATTTCCTAGGATTAAGTAACATACGAGTAAGTTCATTAGGATGGTGAGCATTTCAAACACACATTGACGATACGTATCATTCCACGTAGCTGAGTGTCGATAATCCTCAAGCTATTTgatacttttttactttcttcttacatttccctttcctatTAGTAATTTGTTTATACAGAGCGATACGACAGAACATTGTAAAACGAGTGTGAAGGGTCTggctttatttgtatgactGTAGTGAAGGCATgtaacttcctttccctcttgttgGGCCATTCCATTATGTCTCACCAATTACATCATATacttcttgctttttctttacccCACTCAAGAGAACCTTAATTTAAAGATACAAATAGGGACACGTGTACTGAGCATCTGTTCTCTCCTTTCTCTACGAGAGAATAATTTGATGCATCATAAGCATTAATGGAGTCGTTTCCTCACATCTGCAGGTATCTTCATTTTACAatgggaaacaataataacagaacaTGCACGCATTTACAGTTCTACAAGGCCAGAGCATACTCTTGACTTTTAGctgaatatacatatatcaatataaaataaatatttttacGATGATAATGCAAAATAATATTGTGCTATACATTCATGGAAGATCAAAgacatttatgtttttgtgctcATAATATTTTACACATGATGAGTCACAGCagtctttatttgtttgtgcaggTGCACCTTATATGTCTGCGATATGTATGGTGGTGTTATTCGTTTGAGTTGTTTATTGGGTGTGAATAATACCTTTGCTAGGGATTATACTGCATGTGTTCACTAAACCATAttaatgtgtttgtttttattgaaaACCTGAGTTGATAATGTTTGGGCTTATGTTTTCTCATAATACTCAACTATTCTTTTACTCTCGCACTGAAGCTCtatgaaagagggaaggtgTAAGTTTAAAAAACTTAGTTTTGAAGTGCCAAATATGTCCACTTCAGTACGTCCATCACTAACGGAAACTACAAATCTTCACAGAGTGGTGAGTTTGAGTGGGAGTTTCCGAACTGGCGGGAAGAGATGTGAATGTACGAAGTAAGAGCAGAAGAATATCACctgatgtgttctttttgaatttttataAAGCAACGAGACACGATGTTACACATGTGTTCAAGTGAAGCATCGCAGTACAACTTGTCAAGTGAACAAATTTGCAACAATtaaaggggaataaatgcaacaacaggtCCCGGAAGCAGGGATTTGAGTGGTCTTTAATTATAGCATAACCAAAGCTTCATGAAAGAAACACCTTGAGAAACATTCTACAATGGGAAAGTATCAACCGTGCAAGAGGAAGTCACCTGAAAGGGGTGGGGAATAAAACCATACattaaccaaaaaaaatacaacaggtCTTCAGCAGCTGGcgattaaaaaggaaaatggagtGACACCAAGAGCACTTTTACAACCAATAGTAAACTCATCGGTGAaaggagttattattattattatgattacgattattattattattattattgcagttcccacacacaaagcCATCCGTACATCATGGCATTGGTTTCAGGAGCCCACAGAATAGCAAAGTGAATGTGTCCGAGGACTAAAACATGTGAGCGATAGGGAATTCATCTTGTGGAGTTTTTATGTATTTGAGGAAAATCATTACCGCATGCCAGTATAGGGTGTAACTgcacttttatttgttgttgtaagtttGCAACTCGTAAAGAGCAAAGTCATTTGAGTACAGGAGAGctcttccatcatttctATTGGACACACCGACGcggattttgtttttgggtcCGTCTTTACAATACGGTAACAGGTGAacccatcaaacaaacacaacacatgttGTAATGGGGATTCGATAATATCTTGCAGAAAGTTCCGTCCAGAGTGGTATCCAGTTGCAATATCAATGGAATGAATTACACCCAGCCATGcgatggcaaaaagaaattacacagctcccaaaaaaagagcaaaatgTTATACCACACTCACACGGCAAGCAAGCCTCAATAGTGGATTTGGAGGGAAACTtccaaagaaattcaaaagcgATACCCACAGAGTCGCACGATGCATAATTATCAGCTGGAAAAAGGATATTACCAGTGTGAGAAAAGTCATAGGGAGGAACCTctggaggaaagaggaagaagttcATAGCCATTACCACAAAGCGGAAAATGACACCATACTGAAAAGACCATACGTAATGATAGAACATCCcataaagagaagagcaCTGCTGACACGCGCAGCGGCAGTAGTTGCAATGGAGCACGACATTGACAACATATTATTAATAGAATTGGGAaagcacatatatacaaTGGAACTTCCACGAAGCACAGTGCGGTATCTCAGATGTGTGACAGTTTCCGTCAGCAAGTCGGttcttttaatgtttttgatgtaagATACAATTGGAAGGAATGTGCGGCCTCAGTGTGAGGGAAGCCGGGACTTATAACGGGGAATATCTTCCCAAATTATCGAGGGCACAGCATTCCTTGACACtcacaagggaaaacaaaggtgaCATCAcgggatgaggaaaaaaaaagacttcacctctccaataggaaatgaaTGTGGGAATGATTTCCCCTCCGTGGATTTGACAGAGGATGATGCAAGCAGCGAGTAAACAATTTGATGAGGTTTGGAGCATTATGAATAGCACAGATGAtgtggaaagagggaaacaaagagagaaagtatcAAAGAAGGAGTCAGAATTGCGCATTGTAGAAAAGTATGCCCAAATAATGAAGCAATCGCGTATCATTAGCACAGTTTCAGAGAGACATACGACAGGATGGGTTGTGCGCCATTATTTGTGATGGAGGAAACACGGAATTGGAAGAAGGTGTTGATTTATTGCATGACCAAAGGctaaaaagagcagggaTGATTATGAGGCATATCTCCCATTGGGTCACTTTTCccagtatttaaatactctCCATGGCGAGTCTGTAGCATTGTTTGATCTAAAGTCATTCCTCTCCCAAGTGAAGTTGCCTGAAGATATTCGGCTGAGGTTCCGATACCTTAGCGAAAATTAGGAACTATTGAATTTGAATCGACTCCCCATCAGTTAATAAAGAGAGCCCTGGAGTTTTACACACCATCACAAGGGTCTTTTCAGATGACGCCGATGTCGTGAGGCTGCAGCAGGCGAACCCTGAAAGATTGAGGACTCAAACATGGATATGCAACATATGTATCAGTGTGGGCCACGTAAAGTGGTTAAATGtcgtggaaacaaaatagttaCGAGCATGAAGAAATGTGGGGCATACTATCATTGGTGATTTGCAAAAGATGACACAACAATGCGATTTCATTGGAGTTTTAGTTTAACCATAAAAAGCAGACAGTATGGCTGGGACAACGAAAGTGATACAGCAATTCCGAGTATCCCTTGCTATGTGAAAAAATCTACTATAGAATAAATGGAAACTGTTGTATTACGCATGATGTACGTGGCAGcaggagtgagaaaaaacaatagctTTCTCCTTACtactactgctacttgtttttttaatgaaaacCTGCATTATGAATGGTTTTGGACTTAGGAGTGCAGAGTATTATTTTGTACGGTTATCTCTGTCTAAACCCACCTGTACTCCCCGTTTATTTACGCAGCTGTCTGCAAGAGAGTGAAATTTTTAGAAAGCCCATACAACACAACCCTCTTCGCCCCGCACAGGAGACGAGTTAAAGACACTTTCAGACACTTCCGCTTCGTTACCAATTATCGTTTATAACTCATATTTGTTAGGGTtgggaatgaagaaacacaaactgGTTCTTCAGTGtgataattattttttatatttttcgaATCTGCGCAAAGAGAGGGTAAGGCCTAACCTATTCTAACTCTAAATTGGGCTTTCTCGAGAAATCGCAGGACCTTCTCGGTATCGGAGCCACATGTTCTCATGTTGGCTGCGTCCAAATGCATTTTGCGATGTGATTTGTCTCTGAAGCCCACAGCACAGTAACCGGATCATGACTCAGAGGTTTTATTATAATGATCATGACGTTTACCAGTGTCTTTGTTGGCTGGAGAGATTTAGAGTACGttcctttatttattgttttcatggGATCTAAAACCACATCCAATTGCCCTCTTTCTATTCCGTAACCCACGCACTTGAGGGTTTCGGATTTTTATATTCATGGGTACGGATTCCGATACTCTCTCGGCACTcaagtttcattttttccgtGGCCAAATCCCACCTTTCGGCTGCTAaagtattttcctttccttggCATAAAATGTAGAACCATAATAATTTAACTTTCCACAGCTATAGCGTCAAACTCTACTAACCAGGAGaatggattttttttttctctcaaaTACGGTTGGTAAAAAGCATCGGGTTGTACATCCTTCCTCCCATTTACATACTTCCTTCTGTGAAGCCAACTGAATCATTGGAAAACGTTTGTAAATGGGCAATCGTTTTCCAATGATTCATCTCAGGTATTGATGATTCGTTTATCTCTTCTAATCTATCTATATACGAATGCACATGATCCAACTCTTCTCTCAATTGAATATTCCCCTGCCTTATTCTACAATTCTCAACATTAATTCCTATCAACTGAGTTTGAATGCGCCAGCGCCTGTCACCCATTCGTGCCGTATCATTTCATACTTCTGGAATAGAACTGATTTATTTTACTCAAGCaccattcatttatttcaaaACATCACTCGGGCTTCTTCAAAAGACCGTAAAAAATACAGCGCTTTGGGGCATATTGAAAGACACCAATGAATTCCGTAGGTAAATGAAGTTCACTTCCTTATTTTCAAAGAATACTTGAAACTCCCCATTTTCCAATTTCAACATACCGTCTGCATGCGACGTGAAGTTTCTGAGCGACGAACCATTTCCAATTGAAAATGGGGTTTGTTCCCTCTTTTATACAAAAGCTTTTGTTTATGTCAAGGCCTTTGTCCATTCTACATCCAGAATGGTCTGTGGAGTTGCCGTTGACATATCTGTGAAGCTTACATTCGCAAGAAAAATTTAAGTCTACTTCCAAAACTGACCTCTAATGCCCTTTTCCACTCAGAAACGttcaggggaaaaaagtaagcATATTGGCGGTGATAAAATTTAAACGTTCCTTACGCAATTTCGCAGAAGTTGAGCGTCGATAGTTGCATGAGTGAACACATCCCTCACTACgttaaacaaaagaaaattaacgACTTTCATATATTATAATCAAAAGATAGTATGCCCATTTCAGAAATAAAATGCATCCCTGTGcataaaaatatttaaaacaTCCAGcatatgaagaaaatattgcATGCGCTAAAAGTTGGGAAGCAAAATATTAGAAGCACACTATATGAAATGaatctaaaaaaaaagataagcaTATTATATAAACATTATTACCCATTTACAACAGCAAAACATACATCAATGTCATGAAGGATATTAACAGGTACTACCAACACTTTCCAGGTCAATCAAATCAGCGGTGCAGGGTCGTCCCTCAACATAGGAAAAGTTTGAAGATGAAGTAACCGTTGCAACAGTAGCTCCTCCAGGTGAAAAGAGACTTCCACCCCTTTCCAATGATGTCGCACTGCTGGAGGTATTCCTCGTTCCAAAATCCATAACACAACCCACCTTTGCAGCAATCCGACGGGTAACACAGCGACAACTGGCTTCATTCCAAGCATCCACCCCTGAGGGCTTCTTAACATgccaacgctcacaaaaTGTTGCAAGCAT encodes:
- a CDS encoding retrotransposon hot spot (RHS) protein, putative (RHS1. Chimeric gene between RHS5 (N-terminal domain) and RHS1 (C-terminal domain): pers. comm. Frederic Bringaud, CNRS/BordeauxII University.), encoding MNQNGGSVGDTWNVLNGWLNGAYRPMKRQADRENENPSETGEGKSLEEKLYDSIYNAKWSYVMSGYDTEPLGMKVFDGRPQQMWTKEEVDVSQTPETVNEPLPRHGNLEIAVLTSQMGWPYTSFQPQEKDYDINHKKGVEYVFNDDVYIRRETLRVWHKVEERLNKWLMGEVIVNPMAHVLIGTPGIGKSFSTAPFLLYKLLHYEASQLQIIIYVVRGKAYVFHKPIGGRAGYVTFYSNYEHASTLIDQIVRDSCKTGKIKGYLIFDVDKDHPAPVKPPGDFSGIALSSPDKRQFHEWSKQNTATHIYINCDTLKDLEAIHISRWGKIAPAYKWSPPVAKEKIEREWQEIQARIRIVGPLLRHIVDSRSYEKRAQAMQNTILKLERGDTEYFRSVIRNRAFWETHEASHKLVMVVRVKEDLLLCDMHRCKPLSSYTGEAISDRLKPFIQEKSALVSELLSNRTLAAYRFKQSGIEVLSHEDALIELAKELRGLPYTGDQIPQSVLQVLQGPRLTNPLIEVPHDSTIRAGTEIEYMILYKPQSGNFPVVDAFFFVENPKTFVGLQFTISDKHSCSTSGLFKMKRCLQSYFKHWDNFSNDMVWEIIYVQRVDSEKITKPQCCEGTIEDEGQNNKVEERFWRERVHQFSATLNERIIALYVELQVRGNNNNGVNN